GACGCGCACCACGGCGTTGTAGTCGGGCGCCCCGCTCGCCGGATCGAGCCGCCGCTCGATGAGCACGTTGCCTTCGGGCCAATAGACCTGGAGCGTGCCGGGGACCACCCGGGCGATGCGGCAGCGGCCGCGGAAGCGGCCGAGCCCGGACACCAGCTCGAGCGCGGCGCCTTCGGCGAGCCCGAGGCGCTCCGCGTCCACCGCCGCCATGAAGACGGCGTCGCGACCGCGCGTGCCGGTCAAGGCGTCGCTCGTGTCGTGGGTCATCGAGTTGAACTGCTTGCCGCGTCGCGTGGTGACGATGAACTCGCCGGGCGCGCGCGCGGTCGGGGCGAGCCGGATCGGAACGAAGCGGGCTCGGCCTCCGGGAAGGTCCGGACAGACCCCGTCGCGGCAGAGGAGCGGACCGCCGTACTGAACCGCGTCGCCCGCGCGCCGGAGCCCGCCGATCCCGCGATAGAGCGGCATGGCGCGCTCCATCTCGTCGCGCACCGCCTGGCCGTCGGCGAACGCGAGCGCGGCGCGGCGCCCGTCGGGAAGCGCGCGCCGTCCGATCGCCGCCAGGATCTCCCACTCCGAGCGCGCCTCCCCGATGCGGCGCCCCGGGATCTCCGGCGAGAAGCGCACCCGGCGCTCCGTCGTCGTCGAGGTGCCGCCCCCGCGCTGCTCGTAGCGCGTCGCCGCCGGCAGGACGAGCACGGCGTCGCCCGCCACCAAGGTCGAGCTGTTGAGGACGATGTCCTGATGGACGCGGAGGGGGACGCGGGCGAGCGCGTCGGCGCACCACGCGGGATCGGGCATCGTCTCGAGGAAGTTGCCGCCGAGGAGATAGAGCACGTCGAGCCGTCCGGCGTGCGCCGCGTCGAGCATCGCCGCCGTCATCATCCCCGGAGCGCTCGGCACCGGGAACCCGAAGACGGCCTCCACCCGCGCGCGGGCGGCCGCATCGTCGAGCGCTTCCCCGCCCGGAAGGACGTTCGGCACGCTCCCGCACTCCGCCGCGCCCTGCACGCCGCTGTGGCCCCGGATCGGCATGAGGCCCGCGTGCGGCCGCCCGAGCATGCCGCGGGCGAGGGCAAGGTTCAGGATCGCGGTGACGTTCTCGACCCCGAAGCGGTGCTGCGTGACGCCCATGCTCCACACGAAGACCGCGCTGCGCGCGGCCGCGTAGAGCGCGGCGAAGCGCTCCATCTCGGCGCGCGGCAGTCCCGACTCGCGCTCGAGGAGCGCCCAGTCCTGCGCCGC
Above is a window of Deltaproteobacteria bacterium DNA encoding:
- a CDS encoding FdhF/YdeP family oxidoreductase, with the protein product MNLPFGLNVAKPRHFRDMARVAWRNRDQLAYAWRILRDGVCDGCALGPRGLRDDVIDGVHLCLTRLELLRLNTMPALDPALLADVDRLRAMSSAELRGLGRLPFPMLLERGARGFRRLTWDEAEALAADRLRAATPERMAFFTTSRGLTNEVYYVAQKVARALGTNNVDNDARLCHAASTTAMKRSLGVAAATCALKDWIGTDLLIVWGSDLANNQPVSTKYMHYAKAAGTRVAVVNPFREPGLERYWVPSVARSAVVGTALMDEFFPVTVGGDRAFANGVLKALLARDAVDRAFVAAHTTGFAALEREIAAQDWALLERESGLPRAEMERFAALYAAARSAVFVWSMGVTQHRFGVENVTAILNLALARGMLGRPHAGLMPIRGHSGVQGAAECGSVPNVLPGGEALDDAAARARVEAVFGFPVPSAPGMMTAAMLDAAHAGRLDVLYLLGGNFLETMPDPAWCADALARVPLRVHQDIVLNSSTLVAGDAVLVLPAATRYEQRGGGTSTTTERRVRFSPEIPGRRIGEARSEWEILAAIGRRALPDGRRAALAFADGQAVRDEMERAMPLYRGIGGLRRAGDAVQYGGPLLCRDGVCPDLPGGRARFVPIRLAPTARAPGEFIVTTRRGKQFNSMTHDTSDALTGTRGRDAVFMAAVDAERLGLAEGAALELVSGLGRFRGRCRIARVVPGTLQVYWPEGNVLIERRLDPASGAPDYNAVVRVEAARAS